One region of Populus trichocarpa isolate Nisqually-1 chromosome 4, P.trichocarpa_v4.1, whole genome shotgun sequence genomic DNA includes:
- the LOC18097713 gene encoding zinc finger BED domain-containing protein DAYSLEEPER isoform X19 — MDARDSTSNRDVSSSGGSGTTTGVGGGEEDPILSVTATLAKDAWLHFNSRRFNECLEVLYQLKQKKEDDPKVLHNIAIAEYSRDGYPDPKKLLEVLNNIEIATLEENNQLMTPPENQMATLEDNNHLITTPEYQLATLEENNQLITTPEYQMETFEENNHSMPAPETQPNKRRKRKSMVWEHFTIETVSADSRRAFCKQCKQSFAYSTGSKVAGTSHLKRHIAKGTCLALLRNQGNQQTPGTPGMNGNGSMSDPPRRHYRSHSSAYISFDSDRCRPEIARMMIIHDYPLHMVEHSGFVTFLKTLEPRFDMVSFNIVQGDCVSSYLREKQNVMKFIEGLPGRVCLTLDVWTSSQSLGYVFITGHFIDGYWKPQRRILNVVMEPNPNSDAALSHAVATCLSDWSLEGKLFSITFNHPVGEPGLQNLRSLLSVKNPLIINGQLILGNCSARTLSNFAKEVLWAGREIIKKVRYSVKYVKTSEFHEQKFLELKEQLQVPSEKDLSLDNQAQWNTTYQMLVAASELKEVFSCLDTSDPDYKEAPSMEDWKRVDILCTYLKPLFDAANFLASRTNPNQKTFFHEVWKMHELYHSITSHGDPFVISLAEIMQEKIDKYLKECILSLAIAVVLDPRFRMKLIEFSFVKFYGKEASKYIKIVDDALHELFLEYAALPFPLTPAHAEDGNFENMKTEEISYNELTDFDAYVETTSQNKKSELEQYLEESLLPRFQEMDVLKWWEENKLQYPVLSTMARDILTMQVSTADPDSVFDTEIKELDEYRSSLRPETVEALVCAKDWLQYRSATEVSNALVKVEDLRS, encoded by the exons GTGCTTCATAATATTGCTATTGCGGAGTATAGTAGAGATGGTTATCCAGATCCAAAGAAGTTGCTTGAAGTGCTTAATAACATTGAg atTGCAACACTTGAAGAGAATAATCAGCTGATGACACCTCCAGAAAACCAGATGGCAACCCTTGAAGACAATAATCACTTGATTACTACTCCAGAATACCAGCTGGCAACCCTTGAAGAGAATAACCAGCTGATTACTACTCCAGAATACCAGATGGAAACATTTGAAGAAAACAATCATTCTATGCCTGCTCCTGAAACACAGCCTAACAAGAGGAGGAAAAGGAAGTCCATGGTTTGGGAACACTTCACCATAGAAACTGTAAGTGCTGATAGTAGAAGGGCTTTCTGTAAGCAGTGCAAGCAAAGCTTTGCATACAGCACAGGTTCAAAAGTAGCTGGTACCAGCCATCTTAAACGTCACATTGCCAAGGGAACTTGTCTAGCACTACTACGCAATCAGGGGAATCAACAAACACCTGGTACACCAGGGATGAATGGAAATGGCAGTATGTCTGATCCACCAAGACGTCACTACAGATCCCATAGCTCAGCCTACATTTCATTTGATTCAGACCGTTGCCGCCCTGAAATTGCCAGAATGATGATAATCCATGATTACCCTCTTCACATGGTCGAACATTCTGGATTTGTAACTTTTCTCAAGACTCTTGAACCCAGATTTGACATGGTGAGCTTTAATATTGTCCAAGGAGATTGTGTCTCAAGTTACTTGAGGGAAAAGCAAAATGTTATGAAGTTCATTGAGGGTTTGCCCGGACGTGTTTGCCTTACACTGGATGTATGGACATCTAGCCAAAGCTTAGGTTATGTGTTTATAACAGGACACTTCATTGATGGTTATTGGAAGCCACAGAGGCGGATTCTCAATGTTGTGATGGAACCGAACCCTAACTCAGATGCAGCTCTTAGCCATGCTGTTGCTACTTGCCTATCTGATTGGAGTTTGGAAGGCAAGCTATTTTCTATCACTTTCAATCATCCAGTGGGTGAACCTGGGCTTCAAAACCTCAGATCTCTACTCTCTGTAAAAAATCCCCTTATCATCAATGGTCAGTTAATCCTTGGGAACTGCAGTGCTCGTACTTTAAGCAACTTTGCAAAAGAAGTGCTATGGGCAGGGCGAGAGATCATTAAGAAAGTCCGTTACAGTGTAAAGTATGTGAAGACCTCAGAATTTCATGAGCAAAAGTTCCTTGAGCTCAAGGAACAGCTTCAAGTCCCCAGTGAAAAAGACCTATCTCTTGACAACCAAGCTCAATGGAACACAACGTATCAGATGCTGGTTGCTGCTTCAGAGTTGAAGGAAGTATTTTCTTGCCTAGATACTTCCGATCCTGATTACAAAGAGGCTCCATCCATGGAAGACTGGAAGCGGGTTGACATTCTATGCACGTACTTGAAACCTCTTTTTGATGCAGCCAACTTCCTTGCCTCTAGAACTAACCCAAACCAGAAGACATTCTTCCACGAAGTCTGGAAGATGCATGAGCTGTATCATTCTATTACAAGTCATGGGGATCCCTTTGTCATCAGTCTTGCTGAAATAATGCAAGAAAAGATAGACAAATATTTGAAGGAGTGCATCCTATCTTTGGCAATTGCTGTAGTCTTGGATCCTCGGTTTAGGATGAAGTTGATCGAGTTCAGTTTTGTGAAATTCTATGGTAAAGAAGCTAGCAAATACATTAAGATTGTTGATGATGCGCTCCATGAGCTTTTTCTCGAATATGCGGCGCTTCCTTTCCCTCTTACGCCAGCTCACGCTGAAGATGGAAATTTTGAGAACATGAAGACTGAAGAAATTTCATACAATGAGCTCACAGATTTTGATGCGTATGTGGAGACTACTAGCCAAAATAAGAAGTCGGAGCTGGAGCAGTATTTAGAAGAGTCTTTGTTGCCTCGCTTCCAAGAGATGGATGTACTGAAATGGTGGGAAGAGAACAAGCTCCAGTATCCAGTTCTTTCAACAATGGCTCGTGATATATTGACCATGCAGGTGTCTACTGCTGATCCTGACTCTGTATTTGATACCGAGATCAAAGAGCTGGATGAGTATCGGAGTTCTTTGAGACCTGAAACCGTGGAAGCCCTTGTATGTGCAAAGGACTGGCTTCAGTACAGATCTGCTACAGAAGTTTCTAATGCTCTTGTGAAAGTAGAGGATCTTAGATCTTAG
- the LOC18097713 gene encoding zinc finger BED domain-containing protein DAYSLEEPER isoform X12, protein MDARDSTSNRDVSSSGGSGTTTGVGGGEEDPILSVTATLAKDAWLHFNSRRFNECLEVLYQLKQKKEDDPKVLRNIAIAEYSRDGYPDPKKLLEVLNNIEVLHNIAIAEYSRDGYPDPKKLLEVLNNIEIATLEENNQLMTPPENQMATLEDNNHLITTPEYQLATLEENNQLITTPEYQMETFEENNHSMPAPETQPNKRRKRKSMVWEHFTIETVSADSRRAFCKQCKQSFAYSTGSKVAGTSHLKRHIAKGTCLALLRNQGNQQTPGTPGMNGNGSMSDPPRRHYRSHSSAYISFDSDRCRPEIARMMIIHDYPLHMVEHSGFVTFLKTLEPRFDMVSFNIVQGDCVSSYLREKQNVMKFIEGLPGRVCLTLDVWTSSQSLGYVFITGHFIDGYWKPQRRILNVVMEPNPNSDAALSHAVATCLSDWSLEGKLFSITFNHPVGEPGLQNLRSLLSVKNPLIINGQLILGNCSARTLSNFAKEVLWAGREIIKKVRYSVKYVKTSEFHEQKFLELKEQLQVPSEKDLSLDNQAQWNTTYQMLVAASELKEVFSCLDTSDPDYKEAPSMEDWKRVDILCTYLKPLFDAANFLASRTNPNQKTFFHEVWKMHELYHSITSHGDPFVISLAEIMQEKIDKYLKECILSLAIAVVLDPRFRMKLIEFSFVKFYGKEASKYIKIVDDALHELFLEYAALPFPLTPAHAEDGNFENMKTEEISYNELTDFDAYVETTSQNKKSELEQYLEESLLPRFQEMDVLKWWEENKLQYPVLSTMARDILTMQVSTADPDSVFDTEIKELDEYRSSLRPETVEALVCAKDWLQYRSATEVSNALVKVEDLRS, encoded by the exons GTACTTCGTAATATTGCTATTGCGGAGTATAGTAGAGATGGTTATCCAGATCCAAAGAAGTTGCTTGAAGTGCTTAATAACATTGAg GTGCTTCATAATATTGCTATTGCGGAGTATAGTAGAGATGGTTATCCAGATCCAAAGAAGTTGCTTGAAGTGCTTAATAACATTGAg atTGCAACACTTGAAGAGAATAATCAGCTGATGACACCTCCAGAAAACCAGATGGCAACCCTTGAAGACAATAATCACTTGATTACTACTCCAGAATACCAGCTGGCAACCCTTGAAGAGAATAACCAGCTGATTACTACTCCAGAATACCAGATGGAAACATTTGAAGAAAACAATCATTCTATGCCTGCTCCTGAAACACAGCCTAACAAGAGGAGGAAAAGGAAGTCCATGGTTTGGGAACACTTCACCATAGAAACTGTAAGTGCTGATAGTAGAAGGGCTTTCTGTAAGCAGTGCAAGCAAAGCTTTGCATACAGCACAGGTTCAAAAGTAGCTGGTACCAGCCATCTTAAACGTCACATTGCCAAGGGAACTTGTCTAGCACTACTACGCAATCAGGGGAATCAACAAACACCTGGTACACCAGGGATGAATGGAAATGGCAGTATGTCTGATCCACCAAGACGTCACTACAGATCCCATAGCTCAGCCTACATTTCATTTGATTCAGACCGTTGCCGCCCTGAAATTGCCAGAATGATGATAATCCATGATTACCCTCTTCACATGGTCGAACATTCTGGATTTGTAACTTTTCTCAAGACTCTTGAACCCAGATTTGACATGGTGAGCTTTAATATTGTCCAAGGAGATTGTGTCTCAAGTTACTTGAGGGAAAAGCAAAATGTTATGAAGTTCATTGAGGGTTTGCCCGGACGTGTTTGCCTTACACTGGATGTATGGACATCTAGCCAAAGCTTAGGTTATGTGTTTATAACAGGACACTTCATTGATGGTTATTGGAAGCCACAGAGGCGGATTCTCAATGTTGTGATGGAACCGAACCCTAACTCAGATGCAGCTCTTAGCCATGCTGTTGCTACTTGCCTATCTGATTGGAGTTTGGAAGGCAAGCTATTTTCTATCACTTTCAATCATCCAGTGGGTGAACCTGGGCTTCAAAACCTCAGATCTCTACTCTCTGTAAAAAATCCCCTTATCATCAATGGTCAGTTAATCCTTGGGAACTGCAGTGCTCGTACTTTAAGCAACTTTGCAAAAGAAGTGCTATGGGCAGGGCGAGAGATCATTAAGAAAGTCCGTTACAGTGTAAAGTATGTGAAGACCTCAGAATTTCATGAGCAAAAGTTCCTTGAGCTCAAGGAACAGCTTCAAGTCCCCAGTGAAAAAGACCTATCTCTTGACAACCAAGCTCAATGGAACACAACGTATCAGATGCTGGTTGCTGCTTCAGAGTTGAAGGAAGTATTTTCTTGCCTAGATACTTCCGATCCTGATTACAAAGAGGCTCCATCCATGGAAGACTGGAAGCGGGTTGACATTCTATGCACGTACTTGAAACCTCTTTTTGATGCAGCCAACTTCCTTGCCTCTAGAACTAACCCAAACCAGAAGACATTCTTCCACGAAGTCTGGAAGATGCATGAGCTGTATCATTCTATTACAAGTCATGGGGATCCCTTTGTCATCAGTCTTGCTGAAATAATGCAAGAAAAGATAGACAAATATTTGAAGGAGTGCATCCTATCTTTGGCAATTGCTGTAGTCTTGGATCCTCGGTTTAGGATGAAGTTGATCGAGTTCAGTTTTGTGAAATTCTATGGTAAAGAAGCTAGCAAATACATTAAGATTGTTGATGATGCGCTCCATGAGCTTTTTCTCGAATATGCGGCGCTTCCTTTCCCTCTTACGCCAGCTCACGCTGAAGATGGAAATTTTGAGAACATGAAGACTGAAGAAATTTCATACAATGAGCTCACAGATTTTGATGCGTATGTGGAGACTACTAGCCAAAATAAGAAGTCGGAGCTGGAGCAGTATTTAGAAGAGTCTTTGTTGCCTCGCTTCCAAGAGATGGATGTACTGAAATGGTGGGAAGAGAACAAGCTCCAGTATCCAGTTCTTTCAACAATGGCTCGTGATATATTGACCATGCAGGTGTCTACTGCTGATCCTGACTCTGTATTTGATACCGAGATCAAAGAGCTGGATGAGTATCGGAGTTCTTTGAGACCTGAAACCGTGGAAGCCCTTGTATGTGCAAAGGACTGGCTTCAGTACAGATCTGCTACAGAAGTTTCTAATGCTCTTGTGAAAGTAGAGGATCTTAGATCTTAG